CCGGGGCACTCCTCGCGCAGGGTCCGGACGGCGGCGAACACGTCGGCGACGCGCGTGCCGCCGGCGAGGGCCTCGTGGGCGGCGGCCGCGATGACGGGCCCGTCCATGACGGGGTCGGAGTACGGGACGCCGACCTCCAGCACGTCGCAGCCCGCGCGGGCGAGCGCGACCATCGCCGCCACCGAGGTGTCGAGGTCGGGGAAGCCGACGGGCAGGTAGCCGACGAGGGCGGCACGGCCCTCCCCCCGGGCGTCGTCGACCGCCTGCGCGGCCGTGCGCGTCCCCGGTGCCGCGCTCACAGGTCGAACCACTGCGCCGCGGTCGCGACGTCCTTGTCGCCGCGTCCGGACAGGTTCACGAGCACGATGCCGTCGGGTCCGAGCCGGCGACCCTCGCGCAGCGCGCCGGCCAGCCCGTGGGCGGTCTCGATCGCGGGGATGATGCCCTCGGTGCGGCACAGCAGCCGGAAGGCCTCCATGGCGTCGGCGTCGGTCACCGGCTCGTAGCGGGCGCGACCGGTCGCGTGCAGCCACGCGTGCTCCGGCCCTACACCCGGGTAGTCCAGCCCGGCGGAGATCGAGTGGCTGTCGACGGTCTGCCCGTCCTCGTCCTGCAGCAGGTAGCTGCGGGCGCCGTGCAGCACGCCCGGCGCCCCGCCGGTGATGGAGCTCGCGTGGTGCCCCGACTCGATGCCGTCCCCCCCGGCCTCGAGGCCGAGCAGCTCGACCTGCGGGTCGTCGAGGAAGGCGTGGAAGATGCCGATCGCGTTGCTGCCCCCGCCGACGCACGCGGCGACGACGTCGGGCAGGCGGCCCCAGCCGTCGAGCACCTGCTGGCGCGCCTCCACGCCGATGACGCGGTGCAGGTCTCGCACCAGGGTGGGGAACGGGTGCGGACCGGCGACCGTGCCGAGCAGGTAGTGCGTGCTGTCGACGTTGGCCACCCAGTCGCGCATGGCGTCGTTGATGGCGTCCTTGAGCGTGCGCGAGCCGGTGCGGACGGGCACGACCTCGGCGCCGAGCAGGTGCATGCGGGCGACGTTGAGCGCCTGGCGCTCCGTGTCCTTCTCCCCCATGTACACGACGCAGTCCAGCCCGAGGAGGGCGGCCGCGGTCGCGGTGGCGACGCCGTGCTGGCCCGCGCCGGTCTCGGCGATGACCCGGGTCTTGCCCATCCGGCGCGTCAGCAGCGCCTGCCCGAGCACGTTGTTGATCTTGTGGGACCCCGTGTGGTTGAGGTCCTCCCGCTTGAGCAGGACGGTCGCGCCGCCCGCGTGCTCACCGAAGCGCCGGGCGTGGGTGACGGGGCTGGGGCGGCCCGTGTACGTGCGCTGCAGCTCGTCGAGCTCGCCCATGAACTGCGGGTCCTGCCGGGCCGAGGCCCACGCCGCGTCGAGCTCGTCGAGCGCGGCCACGAGCGCCTCGGGCACGAACCGGCCGCCGAACTCGCCGAAGTACGGCCCGACGGCGTCCTGCAGGCGCGTGCCCTGCTGCTCGGTCAGGCGCGGGGTCTGCGTCACGGCCGGGTCACGCGGAGGCTCGGGTGGGAGCCGGCGGCGACGAGGTCCGCGACGGCACGG
The sequence above is drawn from the Aquipuribacter sp. SD81 genome and encodes:
- the trpB gene encoding tryptophan synthase subunit beta: MTQTPRLTEQQGTRLQDAVGPYFGEFGGRFVPEALVAALDELDAAWASARQDPQFMGELDELQRTYTGRPSPVTHARRFGEHAGGATVLLKREDLNHTGSHKINNVLGQALLTRRMGKTRVIAETGAGQHGVATATAAALLGLDCVVYMGEKDTERQALNVARMHLLGAEVVPVRTGSRTLKDAINDAMRDWVANVDSTHYLLGTVAGPHPFPTLVRDLHRVIGVEARQQVLDGWGRLPDVVAACVGGGSNAIGIFHAFLDDPQVELLGLEAGGDGIESGHHASSITGGAPGVLHGARSYLLQDEDGQTVDSHSISAGLDYPGVGPEHAWLHATGRARYEPVTDADAMEAFRLLCRTEGIIPAIETAHGLAGALREGRRLGPDGIVLVNLSGRGDKDVATAAQWFDL